A segment of the Carya illinoinensis cultivar Pawnee chromosome 1, C.illinoinensisPawnee_v1, whole genome shotgun sequence genome:
ATTGACAAAAGTGGAAAAATATCGCAATTCCAGCGGTTTAacagaaaaaagtgaaaaaaataggAAGAATTCCACACCCAAACACAGTAAATTTCTCCTTTTAAATAGTTATGGACCTGTTGATTATTGGCCCCTGTTTGTGTTTATACCCTTTGTGTAAATGTTAACATGGGCTAGAAGTATCCAAACCATAAGAAACTTTTCCCTTTTTGGTAAGTAAAACTACCCAATTGTGATGAGTGTGGATGGAACAGTCAAAACTTAGTAAGAAAAAATGATGCATTCCAAAACAAGTACCTTTTAATTGTAAAGGTTTAatcacaaaacccaaaacagCAAATGGAAGCATAAAAAATGTCTCTCCAAAGAATGCATTACgccaattcaaattttttccaaactaaaaaggaaaaaaaacaaaaaaccattacCCAAGTCTGTTATGGTGAGTATAATCAATAAAGAATGCCACTAACTCGactaatacattaaaaaaaaaaaaaaaatcccagcaACCACCATAACAACTATgccctttttttcaaaaaaaaaaataatcaaaaccaGCAGAAATACACTTATTTAAACAGGTCATTGTCCCTTTCATTTTCTGTTCTTAAACAACAATGGTGAAAAATTATAGTTCTTGGCATCATTGAACTCAcctctatttctagaaaacccaaacagaggaaaaaaaaaggcaatatataagaagaaaaatcccTTAATAAAGTAAGttatagttaaataaaaaactaaaaaacaactATCTACAGAATACTATTTTCATTAAGAAATTTTCACAAACAGTTGGTAGCTTTTccattaaaatttcttttataacaCTCGGTAACCCTTAAACAAGTAGAATCGCGTATCCAAACatcaatatgaaaattttgatgaaaataaaacccaaacatAAAAGTTCATGTAATAACGCAAACATCcatcaaaaatcaatataaagCATCGACCCAGCTACCAGTAGTGGATATATCAAAAGACAGAATGAAAAGCAAGACccaaagagaaagagaaggagaaaaCTGACTTCGATTGGCGCACAAGGCTGAAGACGACGGAGTGGAACTTCGATCGGCAGAGAAGACTACGGTTTCGGACCTTCGGTGTGGGTGAGAGCGTGCGAGAGAGCGAGAGGGGAGAACGAGTGCAAGCCGGGTTTTAGAAACTAGGTCAAGAACTTAGGCGAGTTTTCATTTTGAAGAAAcacgggtaccgggttttaaacccggGTTCCgagtttaaaacccggtacccggccCAAGTACACCCGGGTTTAGACATcagggtttcggcccggatcaaatccgggccgaaaaccaTAAACGGGAACCCGGATATCCGAGTTCCggtccggatgaacagtcctagttGCAAACCTCAAAAATAAAAGGAGAAGTTACTTTTATTGGTTCTGTAAGCTAACAATtcataaacaaaagaaacatatCCTCCATGCTTGGACCAAACACCCTCCACTGTCtatcttatttttttccaaacctGAGAAGTTCGAGTAAGGGCTTGAATCCGATCATTTTCAACCGCTATTTACCAATTaacgaaaggaaaaataaaaaggattcACTAATGTTATTACCAACTCGAGATTCCTTTTTCATGATGTCTTCTATTTGTATGACCTCTTTCGAATTACACTtgcttttcttattattatcaTCCTTCCAATGAGCTGATGATCTCTCACATTctcttcaaaactaataattaataacttttgagggattgtaaatttctttacaattcataatttatttagataattgacttatagatttatttattaattattgtacAAGACTGAATTCAAGAAacacaaaacataaataaattcagCAGGTGCTCAAACATGGATAACGATACACCTATAATtgttttataactattttacaatCAATCAACACAAGCATGCCAAAGTTCATTGTCCTAAAATAGTGCCTCTATCGCTTTTCTGATGTCAACTTATCCTTTGAGTGCAAATCATGAGATTCCTCAAATTTACCAGTTTCATGCTCTTGATGTAATAAAACGGGAAAAGGAACAAAGACGAGAGAACGTTATACCTGATCATGCCACCAACATTTATCCAAGATGAAGCAATTCTCACTCTCATAAACGATTAGTGAGCCAGTTCAAGTTGATATCTTTTTCAGCTATCCTTATATCCATATGCAGGCTCAAGGCCATGCGGAAGTACTCCCGGATAGGCTCCCATAACTTGGCTCTCTCTTTGTCACATATTACAAGCTCCAATTTCTCAAGATTCATAGTTGATGGCGGCAATGGATTACGCAATCTCAAGCACCCTGTCATGTGGATCTCGTTCAAATTAAGCAATTCGCCAATATGTTTTGGCAATTTGCCAATGCTTAAGCAGTCAGATATGTCAAGAATGCGTAAGTTCTGGAGGCTTGTAATTGACTCCGGCAACTCTGACAAATTAGTACAAGACCTAAGTCTCAGGACTTCTAAACTAGTCAACTTTCTAATCTCTATGGGCAGTGCAAACAGCTTATGGCAATTGGTTATGCTAACTTTCTTAAGGCTGACAACATAACACAGGCACGTAGGAAATTCCAACAAATCATTGCAGTAGTCAATGTTTATCTCCATCAAATTTGACCATGAATTCGAGATCTCTATACTGCAGTTCCTAAAATTCTGACCATTACACATAAACAGGGATATCTTCTCCAAGTTCCTCAACGGTGGTGGGTTCTTGAAAATGGAAGGAATTGAAACCTTTTGTAACCTAATTCTTTTTAGATTTGGTAGAAATCCAAGTAGCTGAACGTTTCCTAATTCGGCTGGAAAGAAACCATAATTTGTGACAATTAAAACCTTTAATTTATCCATTTTCTCCAAAAACTCAGGTAAGCCATAATTCTTTGTTTGAAAATTCAGAACTAGAACCTCAACTTTGGTTGGTAGAATATTGCACCATCTTGAGGAGAACTTTTCACCTGCAAACATATCCTATATGTTGTGACTGGGTGGAAAATATTCTATGCATCACAAGTTGTATATGAATGTGTGTGATGGTGTTTTGTGAGCAGATGAACCAACCAGTTGAGATAGATAAGAGTTGGGCATCGATGGGTTGCTCTCTCTCTTCCGTCCACCATTTGGGAATATTAATGTTTCCACTTATGTCTATGATCAGTCTTTTCCTCTGCTCGAATGGCTCCTTCCTACACTGATGGATAGCTAGCTCTCTAAGAAGATCGTGTTGTAAGACGAAGTCTTCACTGCAGTAGCTGCCAACCTCACTTACGTCCTGCCTGGGAAATAATGAGTGAAAAAATAATGCTTAGAAGAGATTAAGacctcatttggttacacatatgagatgagaaaaatgagatatgatgagaaatctgtgaatagtaataaggtAGTTGTGAATGTTGGGTTGCATGTGGAGCCTAATTTGTGAGCAAAAAAGGCACAGACAGAGAGTTTGCTTGACTGTCACTCGACCTTGGCTCGAGCGAAACTCAACCCGTGAGTTGGCTCGAGGTGCACTCAACAGTGGGCTCAAGTGAAGGTCCAGCAGATTGTTTGCTCAAGGTTTGTGCGATAGTGGGCTCGAGGGAAGCACTACCCCTAGTGTTCGCTCGAGCAACACTCAACAGAGTGCTCAGGTCAATGTTCAATTGGTTGTTCGCTCGAGGTGCACTCGACACGCCACTTGAGCGAAGAACCAAGTGTGTGATTGTAATGAGAGACAAAGTGTGACAgcatattgagagagagaaaaagtcctatagagagagttgagattgtgtgaGTAGAGAGGTGCACTTGTAATTCACTGTGTGATTGTAATCCGATCTGAAATAAAATCTCTTGCAACTCTGTGGACGTAAACATGTTGCCATATCATGTTAAATTCTGTGTCGTGTGTGTGTGCACATTTGAATGGAGTCTAaatgttgagataagatgaaatgaaatagtcTGTGAAACCAAACAGGGCCTAAAGTTCCTCAGTCTTTGCACAATCGAATATAATTTCCACGACCATCCAATGAAAAGAAGATTAGTCAAattataccaaaaaaaaaaaacaaaaagaaaaaaaaaaaaaacagcatacCTTGTGGCCACTAGACTAACTAGATTCAGGTTGTTGATTTCATGTAGGTTGGCAATTGCATGAATGCCATCTACAACTGGTTCATATAGTTCGGACCACATATCAATGAGGGTAGCAACAGGGATCCTTTGGTCCTCAGGAAACGAACCCAAGTCCATGAAACACTCCCCCAGGATCATCTCTGGACCTTTGAAATCTAGACTGCTTTGAAGATTCTCAAGCAGTTCACTTTCAATATCAGTATCAAGGATAGAACAACCATCTGACCATTTTGCCACTCTAACGAGCCAGGCCACGGCAGGCTTCCCACAGAGTGATTTTCCAACCACTTTAAGGGCCAGTGGAAACCCCCCACAGCCTTTCACTATCTGCAATTCAAGGATCAGTTATTGACTAAAGGTTGAAGGGGTTAACATTGGTCAACGTTCATTTATCTAAACCATGTTAatcatcatgaaatatgaaaAGATGGTTGTATGTctagtttttctttatatactTTTGTTAACAATTGGTgtatcaaaaataaaacaaacaagcGCAAGAGTGCAAACATGATTTTGGTAGGTAGGTAGGTAGGGTACCTTTTATTAAGAGTGCAAACAGCAATTGTTATTAAGGTTTGTTTTGAAGATATCAATTGTtaacaaaacttaaaacaaaCATGATTTTATTAAGAGTGCAAACATCACTGAATAAACCTATCATGGATTTCTTCACTCATAAGCATACCACCCCAAAAATGCACAATTGCTAATAATATATTGGCACGGTACCTTTTTAACCATTTCTCCATCTGGAATGTAAGAGGAGCTCCCATCTTGCAGGCCTGCTGAATGACAAAAGAGTTTCATTGCATCATCATCATTTAATGGTTTTAACTTATATGTGTTGCTAAATCTTGGAAAGACAGTTCTTGAAGTCACTAGAATCTTGTAATTAGGCAAACGAAACACAAATTTCTCTAGAAGGGATTCCGATCCAGGCCAGACATCATCCAGGATCAGCAATATAGGTTTGTTTTGCCTAACTAGCATTTGCTCCAGCTGGTCGATTGCATCCTCATCACTTTGAAACGGAGGCGACAGATCATCCTTGCTGAGTAGTTTTTGTATAATGACCTTcaggtttggagtttttgagaCGGGgacaaagaaaatttcaaatttgcctattcaaatttcaaataaaatgtaatCAGAAAACTATCGCCGAAAACAAGTTTCGACAGAGATTTGTTTCTATCAACGCTTCAAATACTGTTGCAGAAATTTGAATCCTAAAAGTGATAATTCATTTCCATTCAAGTTTAAAAGCGAAACATACTATAAAAGATCCACAAGCTAGTCTTAAAAGctactcaaaaagaaaatgagatgaataACCTTTAATGTCGTCATCGTGACCAAGCATTTTCACCAAAGTGGTCTTCCCGCATCCTCCGGGAGCAGTCAAGACAAGCAGTGACACCTCCTCCGCAAGCAGCTGCATTTTCAGCTCCTTCAAAGGCACATCCAACCCAATTACAAAATCCCGCAATCGAGGAACCACGCACGACGCAACACTATTCAGCCGGGTCAAACTCAGTCGCTGACTAATATCCTCTGGACCCCTCACAGACTCCAACACATCCAACACATTCATCGCATTCCAAGCCGGCAGCTCAACTTGAAAGAACCCGCTGAGGTCCTTTTCCAACTGAACAAGTTTTTTCGCATAATGGAACCGCACGAGGTATTTCCACCATGGGAGCTGCGAGTACTTCCTAACGCGCTTCTCGGCCTTCTCCATTCTTTTGATCAAGCGATTTGTTCGCTCTTCTGAGAGATCCCGTTCCCTGTTTGACAATACCATCTTCTCAACCAGAGGGCGCATTTGATCTAGCGTGCCTTTGAGATGTAAGAGAATGGATTCGTACATGCGGGTTTTGTTTATCACATCCGTAATTGCTTCatacaaaattgaaaatacCCTTTCAAATGCTGCACCCAGAGCGGCGTTTGCAACAGCTACGGATGCCATAGCTTGGCTGCGCAACAAAACCCAACACTCCAAATCGGGAAGAAATCGAAGAACCAAAAGGATTTTGTACACAAACACTCGGACacccaagaaaaataaagacgCACACTGCTCTGTTAAAGTATTAAGCTCAAAAGCTGtaaccaaatattttttatcaatctcctTAAATTTCCTCCCAGCTTCTTTGTTCTGATGAGGAAACAAagcagaaactcaaaagtaaagCCATTTGAGATAAATAAAGAAGAACGTGGGTCAGTTCGTGGAAAAGAATTGGAAGGGAATAAAAGGCAAAAGAAATcgattattattactattttggaATAGAGAAAGCATGTAAATTTCATCCCATGAACCTCGAAGTTTCCGAGTTGGAGCGCATTGACTTTGGTCGTCCAGGGCACGACTTGGAAGCGAAAGCAACTAATCGTGGAACCCTGTGGTTAGAGGACCTAGATGTTATGAGGAGAACCGGTACCTATatggtaaaatataatttaatttgaaaataaatagtagtattatatgtatttataatttgaaaaataagatttattttattaatttttttaaaaaaaattaaaattaaaatctcttaatatttaatacatcaataaccaatacattaatatatatattattatctaagtaaaaattataaatataaat
Coding sequences within it:
- the LOC122306309 gene encoding probable disease resistance protein At5g66900 isoform X2, encoding MRSNSETSSQAMASVAVANAALGAAFERVFSILYEAITDVINKTRMYESILLHLKGTLDQMRPLVEKMVLSNRERDLSEERTNRLIKRMEKAEKRVRKYSQLPWWKYLVRFHYAKKLVQLEKDLSGFFQVELPAWNAMNVLDVLESVRGPEDISQRLSLTRLNSVASCVVPRLRDFVIGLDVPLKELKMQLLAEEVSLLVLTAPGGCGKTTLVKMLGHDDDIKAGLQDGSSSYIPDGEMVKKIVKGCGGFPLALKVVGKSLCGKPAVAWLVRVAKWSDGCSILDTDIESELLENLQSSLDFKGPEMILGECFMDLGSFPEDQRIPVATLIDMWSELYEPVVDGIHAIANLHEINNLNLVSLVATRQDVSEVGSYCSEDFVLQHDLLRELAIHQCRKEPFEQRKRLIIDISGNINIPKWWTEEREQPIDAQLLSISTGEKFSSRWCNILPTKVEVLVLNFQTKNYGLPEFLEKMDKLKVLIVTNYGFFPAELGNVQLLGFLPNLKRIRLQKVSIPSIFKNPPPLRNLEKISLFMCNGQNFRNCSIEISNSWSNLMEINIDYCNDLLEFPTCLCYVVSLKKVSITNCHKLFALPIEIRKLTSLEVLRLRSCTNLSELPESITSLQNLRILDISDCLSIGKLPKHIGELLNLNEIHMTGCLRLRNPLPPSTMNLEKLELVICDKERAKLWEPIREYFRMALSLHMDIRIAEKDINLNWLTNRL
- the LOC122306309 gene encoding probable disease resistance protein At5g66900 isoform X1, whose amino-acid sequence is MRSNSETSSQAMASVAVANAALGAAFERVFSILYEAITDVINKTRMYESILLHLKGTLDQMRPLVEKMVLSNRERDLSEERTNRLIKRMEKAEKRVRKYSQLPWWKYLVRFHYAKKLVQLEKDLSGFFQVELPAWNAMNVLDVLESVRGPEDISQRLSLTRLNSVASCVVPRLRDFVIGLDVPLKELKMQLLAEEVSLLVLTAPGGCGKTTLVKMLGHDDDIKGKFEIFFVPVSKTPNLKVIIQKLLSKDDLSPPFQSDEDAIDQLEQMLVRQNKPILLILDDVWPGSESLLEKFVFRLPNYKILVTSRTVFPRFSNTYKLKPLNDDDAMKLFCHSAGLQDGSSSYIPDGEMVKKIVKGCGGFPLALKVVGKSLCGKPAVAWLVRVAKWSDGCSILDTDIESELLENLQSSLDFKGPEMILGECFMDLGSFPEDQRIPVATLIDMWSELYEPVVDGIHAIANLHEINNLNLVSLVATRQDVSEVGSYCSEDFVLQHDLLRELAIHQCRKEPFEQRKRLIIDISGNINIPKWWTEEREQPIDAQLLSISTGEKFSSRWCNILPTKVEVLVLNFQTKNYGLPEFLEKMDKLKVLIVTNYGFFPAELGNVQLLGFLPNLKRIRLQKVSIPSIFKNPPPLRNLEKISLFMCNGQNFRNCSIEISNSWSNLMEINIDYCNDLLEFPTCLCYVVSLKKVSITNCHKLFALPIEIRKLTSLEVLRLRSCTNLSELPESITSLQNLRILDISDCLSIGKLPKHIGELLNLNEIHMTGCLRLRNPLPPSTMNLEKLELVICDKERAKLWEPIREYFRMALSLHMDIRIAEKDINLNWLTNRL